Part of the Paludisphaera borealis genome, CATCCCCCGCGTCCGGATTTACTTCGAAGGCCAGCTCACTCGCCTGTTCCAGTACGAGGTTTCGATCCAGCGGAGCGTCGAGGGAGTCTGGGACTTGCTCGACGGCAACGTCGACGTGAACATCGATCCCCGGTTCAAGGTCAAGTTCGGCCGGACGCTCGTCCCATACAGTTACGATTGGTACGACCATCTCGAACAGTACTTCATCACGCCCGAGCGCTCGCTTTTCCCGCTCAACTTCGGGCTCTCGCGGTCGGCCGGCTTGATGGCCCACGGGAGGCTGTTCGAGGACCGGCTCCAGTACGCCGTCGGCGGCTTCGACGGCCACCTGGTCGGGGTCGCCGACAACAACTCGACCCGCGACGCCGTCTCGTACCTCAACGCGAAGCCGTTTGCGCAATCCGAGCGTTGGCCTTGGCTCAAAAACCTGAATATGGGCGTATCGGGGTATCTCGGCCAGCAGGTCCGTCCCCAGAAGCCGTTGCCTATGCGGACGTCGCTCCAGTCTTCGGAGAACGACGAGGCGGCGCAACAGGCGACCTCGCTGTTTCTTGCTTTCAATGAGGACGTCTACTTGCTCGGCGGCCACAGCGCCCTCGCGGCGCACGTCGCATGGTACGTCGGCGGCCTGTCGTTCGAGGCCGAGTGGCAGGGAGGCCGCGACCACTACGCCAGGGCCGGCTCGTTCCAGCCGGTCTCGGTGCCGGTCAGCGGCAACCACATCACGGCCTCCTATTTCGTGACGGGCGAGAAGGTCACGGACCGCAGCCGCGTCGATCCCCTCCGGCCCTTCGACCCGCTCCGCAACGGCTGGGGGCCGGGCGCCTTCGAACCCTTCGCGCGTTACAGCGAACTCCGCCTCGGCGAAACCGTCTTCAAGGCCGGCCTGGCCGACCCCAACGTCTGGACGAACAGCATCGGCATGACCGATATCGGCCTCAACTGGTATCCGACCAGCTTCATCAAGATCTACTTCGACTGGCAGCACGCGATGTACGGCACTCCGGTCATGCTCAATAAAGACCTCCGAAGCAACGTCAACGACCTCTTCTGGATTCGCGGCCAACTTTACTACTGACGCGTCGCGGCTCGGAATCGGCTTGCTCTCTCTGCGTCAAAGTCGATAATCCGCTATAATGGATTTTTGCGCTGCGACGGTGCGTTCAACCTGACTTGTAAGGGCTTCCCGATGACACCCTCGAAGCTGGATCGTGAGAGGCTCGTGATCGAGGTCCACCGGCGCGAGGCCGACGACCTTGCGGCTCTGCTGCACGCGCTGGAAGTCGACTGCGGAGAGCCGACGCCGGACCCCGACACTGGTGAGATGCTCATCACGTTGGCCCCGTACATGGACGCCGCCGAACTCGACCGCGCCGACGCTCTGGTTACGGAATTCAACAAGATGCGCTCCACGCGAGCCGCCTTTTGAGCCGCCGGGTCCTGGTGACGGGCGCTACCGGCTTGCTGGGGAGCCACCTCGTCGAGCGGCTTGGCGCGCGCGGTGATCACGT contains:
- a CDS encoding OprO/OprP family phosphate-selective porin, with product MAQRRRPIRDILVVLAVVSAFEVRAQQPSDAEASPASEPQGEVLDDRLRKLEAMNRAIVERLDRSERERLRSEDRYRSLESRYEDLLKRLDAKPDAAADALPDPLPPRPAFREPGRQPDDDRPRGLAEHARGGAFADRLLIGAFGEGFGLKTEDDEYQLRFRVLDQTDFKVFSPGNQIPASSGIYIPRVRIYFEGQLTRLFQYEVSIQRSVEGVWDLLDGNVDVNIDPRFKVKFGRTLVPYSYDWYDHLEQYFITPERSLFPLNFGLSRSAGLMAHGRLFEDRLQYAVGGFDGHLVGVADNNSTRDAVSYLNAKPFAQSERWPWLKNLNMGVSGYLGQQVRPQKPLPMRTSLQSSENDEAAQQATSLFLAFNEDVYLLGGHSALAAHVAWYVGGLSFEAEWQGGRDHYARAGSFQPVSVPVSGNHITASYFVTGEKVTDRSRVDPLRPFDPLRNGWGPGAFEPFARYSELRLGETVFKAGLADPNVWTNSIGMTDIGLNWYPTSFIKIYFDWQHAMYGTPVMLNKDLRSNVNDLFWIRGQLYY